From Actinoplanes oblitus, a single genomic window includes:
- a CDS encoding ferredoxin has product MRVQFDESRCVAAGQCVMAAPDVFDQRDEDGVAIVLDARPGPGQHDLVRQAAAVCPGTAIRLVEP; this is encoded by the coding sequence ATGCGAGTGCAATTCGACGAATCGCGATGCGTCGCCGCCGGCCAGTGCGTCATGGCCGCGCCGGACGTGTTCGACCAGCGCGACGAGGACGGTGTGGCGATCGTGCTGGACGCCCGGCCCGGCCCCGGCCAGCACGACCTGGTCCGGCAGGCCGCGGCGGTGTGCCCCGGTACCGCGATCCGGCTCGTGGAGCCGTGA
- a CDS encoding prephenate dehydrogenase, with translation MPRSLLVIGTGLVGTSVALAARRAGVTVFLADRDVTAARVAESLGAGLAETPRSPVDLAVLAVPPAQVGPALRDAQLRCAADSYTDVAGVKGEPERDVLRLAPDPVAYVGGHPMAGRERSGPLAATADLFTGKTWVLSPSARTGAPALRAATALVELCGAVPVRLSSGSHDAMVAVTSHVPHLMASLTAARLGEAPAGTETLVGQGFRDVTRIAAGDPELWADIVRSNAPAVAAVLRDVGRDLLRLSAAVDTLAEPGTDGHDRAVRTVTEVLARGVAGAGRTRQDGAAGRLRVVLGREPGALGRLLRAAAPHGVVAERADPVGPGDHELVVHLRLPAAASGAALAELRAAGWNAGHAELTSLGPTT, from the coding sequence GTGCCGCGCAGCCTCCTGGTGATCGGAACGGGCCTGGTCGGCACCTCGGTGGCGCTGGCCGCCCGGCGCGCCGGGGTCACCGTCTTCCTCGCCGACCGCGACGTCACGGCGGCCCGGGTGGCCGAGTCGCTCGGCGCCGGGCTGGCCGAGACGCCCCGGTCCCCGGTCGACCTGGCCGTGCTCGCGGTGCCGCCGGCCCAGGTCGGCCCGGCACTGCGGGACGCGCAGCTGCGGTGCGCGGCGGACAGCTACACCGACGTGGCCGGGGTGAAGGGCGAGCCGGAGCGCGACGTGCTGCGCCTGGCGCCCGATCCGGTCGCGTACGTCGGCGGACACCCGATGGCGGGCCGGGAGCGATCCGGTCCGCTCGCCGCCACCGCCGACCTGTTCACCGGCAAGACCTGGGTGCTGAGCCCGTCCGCGCGGACCGGCGCACCGGCGCTGCGGGCCGCCACCGCGCTGGTCGAGCTCTGCGGCGCGGTGCCGGTACGGCTGAGCAGCGGCAGCCACGACGCGATGGTGGCGGTGACCTCGCACGTCCCGCACCTGATGGCCAGCCTCACCGCGGCCCGGCTGGGCGAGGCGCCGGCCGGTACCGAGACCCTCGTCGGCCAGGGCTTCCGCGACGTCACCCGGATCGCGGCCGGTGACCCCGAGCTGTGGGCGGACATCGTGCGGTCGAACGCCCCGGCGGTGGCCGCGGTGCTCCGCGACGTCGGCCGTGACCTGCTGCGGTTGTCGGCCGCTGTCGACACCCTGGCCGAGCCCGGAACCGACGGCCACGACCGGGCCGTGCGCACGGTCACCGAGGTGCTGGCGCGTGGCGTCGCCGGGGCCGGCCGCACCCGGCAGGACGGCGCGGCCGGCCGGCTCCGGGTGGTGCTCGGCCGGGAGCCGGGCGCCCTGGGCCGCCTGCTGCGGGCGGCGGCGCCGCACGGCGTCGTCGCGGAACGGGCCGACCCGGTCGGGCCCGGCGACCACGAGTTGGTCGTGCACCTGCGGCTCCCGGCTGCCGCGTCCGGCGCCGCGCTGGCGGAGCTGCGCGCGGCCGGCTGGAACGCCGGGCACGCGGAGCTCACCTCACTAGGACCGACCACCTGA
- the hppD gene encoding 4-hydroxyphenylpyruvate dioxygenase, whose translation MDIRTIDHLEIFTENAEETAATLCTGFGFTVQGRSGPETGRTDCLSLLLRQHDITLLVTTPLAAGHRAHEYLARHGEGIAVVGFAVDDAAAAFTEAVERGALPLEPPNTNGGEADAVTFASVDGFGDVEHRFTSRRQPSGLFAPGLFAERPQPATGLLRDVDHLAVCLPAGQLDGAIRRYRDVFDLEQTFEEQIIVGSQAMRSKVVQSASRGVTFTIIEPDLTRDPGQIDAFIEAHDGAGVQHVAFRTEDIVAGVRACGAGGVPFLSTPGEYYQALPGRLGSVGVPVEQLREFSILADRDYAGVMLQIFTASVHPRRTLFYELIERRGARTFGSNNIKALYEAVEREQAAAQS comes from the coding sequence ATGGACATTCGCACGATCGACCACCTGGAGATCTTCACCGAGAACGCGGAGGAGACAGCCGCTACGCTCTGCACCGGGTTCGGCTTCACCGTGCAGGGCCGCAGCGGGCCGGAGACCGGGCGTACCGACTGCCTGTCACTCCTGCTCCGGCAGCACGACATCACCCTGCTGGTGACCACGCCGCTGGCGGCCGGGCACCGGGCGCACGAGTACCTGGCCCGGCACGGCGAGGGCATCGCGGTGGTCGGGTTCGCCGTCGACGACGCCGCGGCGGCGTTCACCGAGGCGGTCGAGCGCGGCGCGCTGCCGCTCGAGCCGCCCAACACCAACGGCGGCGAGGCGGACGCCGTCACCTTCGCCTCGGTGGACGGGTTCGGCGACGTCGAGCACCGCTTCACCTCCCGCCGGCAGCCGTCCGGGCTGTTCGCCCCCGGCCTGTTCGCCGAGCGGCCGCAGCCGGCCACCGGCCTGCTGCGGGACGTGGACCACCTGGCCGTCTGCCTGCCGGCCGGGCAGCTGGACGGCGCCATCCGCCGGTACCGCGACGTGTTCGACCTCGAGCAGACCTTCGAGGAGCAGATCATCGTGGGCAGCCAGGCGATGCGGTCCAAGGTGGTGCAGAGCGCGTCCCGCGGTGTCACCTTCACGATCATCGAGCCGGACCTCACCCGTGACCCCGGGCAGATCGACGCCTTCATCGAGGCACACGACGGCGCCGGGGTGCAGCACGTCGCGTTCCGCACCGAGGACATCGTGGCCGGGGTCCGCGCCTGCGGTGCCGGGGGCGTGCCGTTCCTGTCCACCCCGGGGGAGTACTACCAGGCGCTGCCGGGGCGGCTCGGCTCGGTCGGCGTCCCGGTGGAGCAGCTGCGCGAGTTCAGCATCCTGGCCGACCGCGACTACGCCGGCGTGATGCTGCAGATCTTCACGGCGTCCGTCCACCCGCGGCGCACGCTCTTCTACGAGCTGATCGAGCGGCGCGGCGCGCGCACCTTCGGCAGCAACAACATCAAGGCGCTGTACGAGGCGGTCGAGCGTGAGCAGGCCGCGGCGCAGTCCTGA
- the aroH gene encoding chorismate mutase, which translates to MAMLAIRGAVQVPADDRAQIVEATVELVTEIMTRNDLTSDDVVSVLFTTTPDLTAEFPALAARKSGLDDVPLLCASEIAVPGAMPRVVRLLAHVDVDRSRTEIRHVYLGGAEALRPDLEH; encoded by the coding sequence ATGGCGATGCTCGCCATCCGCGGCGCCGTCCAGGTGCCCGCCGACGACCGGGCGCAGATCGTGGAGGCCACCGTCGAGCTGGTCACCGAGATCATGACTCGCAACGACCTGACCAGCGACGACGTGGTCAGCGTGCTGTTCACCACGACACCGGACCTGACCGCCGAGTTCCCGGCCCTCGCCGCCCGGAAGTCCGGGCTCGACGACGTGCCGCTGTTGTGCGCGAGCGAGATCGCCGTACCGGGAGCCATGCCGCGGGTGGTGCGCCTGCTCGCGCACGTCGACGTCGACCGCAGCCGGACCGAGATCCGGCATGTCTATCTGGGCGGCGCCGAGGCGCTGCGCCCGGACCTCGAGCACTGA
- a CDS encoding aminotransferase-like domain-containing protein — protein sequence MNFLNEVTLRYPAAISFAPGRPYDGFFETEEVIAHVRRYLDHLADQGVSPAQVRTAVYQYGPTAGQIREIIADSLRRDEGIDVPAESIVVTVGAQEAMMLVVRALIRDPRDVLLVSSPCYVGITGVARLLDVTLSPVAEPPEGFSLDTLAATIRSERAAGRRPRAFYLVPDHANPSGSTLSASDRAGLLELAAREDLLILEDTPYRLVSPGEPLRTLKAMDRHRSVVHLGSYSKTIFPGARVGFAVADQTVVGEDGRTGLLADELSKIKSMITVNTSSLSQAVVAGALLAAGGRVSELTAKAAGHYGDAMRRVLDRLATLLPASRRAELGVRWNEPTGGFFLNLTVGFEADDAALTRCAEEYGVIWTPMRYFHPDDGGRRSIRLSVSYLSPEEIDEGITRLVAFIDAETGRHEGSR from the coding sequence ATGAATTTCCTCAACGAGGTGACCCTGCGCTATCCGGCGGCCATCTCTTTCGCCCCGGGACGCCCGTACGACGGTTTCTTCGAGACCGAAGAGGTCATCGCGCACGTGCGCCGCTATCTCGACCACCTCGCCGATCAGGGTGTCTCGCCCGCCCAGGTGCGCACCGCGGTCTACCAGTACGGCCCGACCGCGGGTCAGATCCGCGAGATCATCGCCGACTCGCTGCGCCGGGACGAGGGCATCGACGTGCCGGCCGAGTCCATCGTGGTCACCGTCGGCGCGCAGGAGGCGATGATGCTCGTCGTCCGCGCGCTGATCCGCGACCCGCGCGACGTGCTGCTGGTCTCCAGCCCCTGCTACGTGGGCATCACCGGGGTGGCCCGGCTGCTCGACGTGACGCTCAGCCCGGTGGCCGAGCCGCCGGAGGGCTTCAGCCTGGACACCCTGGCGGCGACGATCCGGTCGGAGCGCGCCGCGGGTCGCCGGCCGCGGGCGTTCTACCTGGTGCCCGACCACGCCAACCCGTCCGGTTCCACGCTGTCCGCGAGCGACCGGGCCGGGCTGCTGGAGCTGGCCGCGCGGGAAGACCTGCTGATCCTCGAGGACACGCCCTATCGCCTGGTCAGCCCGGGCGAGCCGCTGCGGACGCTGAAGGCGATGGACAGGCATCGCTCGGTGGTGCACCTGGGGTCGTACTCAAAGACGATCTTTCCCGGCGCGCGGGTGGGCTTCGCGGTGGCCGACCAGACGGTGGTGGGCGAGGACGGCCGGACCGGACTGCTGGCCGACGAGCTTTCAAAGATCAAGAGCATGATCACCGTCAACACCTCGTCGCTGAGCCAGGCGGTGGTGGCGGGCGCGCTGCTGGCCGCCGGCGGCCGGGTCTCGGAACTGACCGCCAAGGCGGCCGGGCACTACGGCGACGCCATGCGACGGGTGCTCGACCGGCTCGCCACCCTGCTGCCCGCCTCGCGCCGGGCCGAGCTGGGGGTGCGGTGGAACGAGCCCACCGGCGGCTTCTTCCTCAACCTGACCGTCGGCTTCGAGGCGGACGACGCGGCGCTCACCCGCTGCGCCGAGGAGTACGGCGTGATCTGGACCCCGATGCGCTACTTCCACCCGGACGACGGGGGCCGCCGCTCCATCCGCCTGTCCGTCAGCTACCTGTCCCCCGAGGAGATCGACGAGGGGATCACCCGCCTGGTCGCGTTCATCGACGCCGAGACCGGCCGTCACGAGGGAAGCCGCTGA
- a CDS encoding cation:proton antiporter, with translation MNLTAPPAALGGHALLVFLVAVVTLLVIARLLARLAERVGLPAIVGELATGIILGPSLLGHLLPGPLSWIFPPAAEQAHLLDAVGQIGILLLVGLTGTHLDVAMVGRRKATAARISLGGMVVPLALGLAAGYLLTDWINGGPAGNRLLFAGLIGVAMCVTAIPVIAKTLSDMRLLHRDMGQLTMAAGTVDDAAGWFLLSVVSMAATAGLSIGHVVRAAATLLGFVLLAVLLGRPLVRSAMRLADRDDAPGPSIVTAVVIVLTGAVITQALGMEPVFGAFVAGILVGLPRAANQAKLAALRTVVISVLAPIFLATAGFRMDLTALADPKVALAALVVLTVAILGKFAGAYAGARLSRLSRWESLAIGAGMNSRGVVEVVVALTGLRLGILTTASYTIIVLVAVVTSVMAPPILRYACARVAENENERLRKIDHDTWSGVPDARRTPS, from the coding sequence ATGAACCTCACCGCGCCGCCGGCCGCACTCGGCGGGCACGCGCTGCTGGTATTCCTGGTCGCGGTGGTGACCCTGCTGGTGATCGCCCGCCTGCTGGCCCGGCTGGCGGAACGGGTGGGCCTGCCGGCCATCGTGGGCGAGCTGGCCACCGGCATCATCCTGGGACCGTCCCTGCTCGGCCACCTGCTGCCCGGCCCGCTGAGCTGGATCTTCCCGCCCGCCGCCGAGCAGGCACACCTGCTGGACGCGGTCGGCCAGATCGGCATCCTGCTGCTGGTCGGCCTCACCGGGACGCACCTGGACGTCGCCATGGTCGGGCGGCGCAAGGCCACCGCCGCGCGGATCAGCCTGGGCGGGATGGTCGTGCCGCTGGCCCTCGGGCTGGCGGCCGGCTACCTGCTGACCGACTGGATCAACGGTGGCCCGGCCGGGAACCGGCTGCTGTTCGCCGGGCTGATCGGCGTGGCGATGTGCGTGACAGCGATCCCGGTGATCGCCAAGACGCTCTCCGACATGCGGCTGCTGCACCGCGACATGGGCCAGCTGACCATGGCGGCGGGCACGGTGGACGACGCGGCCGGCTGGTTCCTGCTCTCGGTGGTGTCGATGGCCGCGACCGCCGGGCTGAGCATCGGGCACGTCGTCCGGGCGGCCGCCACGCTGCTCGGGTTCGTCCTGCTCGCCGTGCTCCTCGGCCGGCCGCTGGTCCGGTCGGCGATGCGCCTGGCCGACCGGGACGACGCGCCCGGCCCCAGCATCGTGACGGCGGTCGTCATCGTCCTGACCGGCGCGGTGATCACCCAGGCGCTGGGCATGGAGCCGGTCTTCGGCGCCTTCGTGGCCGGCATCCTGGTCGGGCTGCCCCGGGCGGCGAACCAGGCGAAGCTGGCCGCCCTGCGTACCGTCGTGATCAGCGTGCTGGCACCGATCTTCCTGGCCACCGCCGGCTTCCGGATGGACCTGACCGCGCTCGCCGACCCGAAGGTCGCGCTCGCCGCGCTGGTCGTGCTGACCGTCGCGATCCTCGGCAAGTTCGCCGGAGCGTACGCCGGCGCCCGCCTCAGCCGGCTGAGCCGGTGGGAGAGCCTCGCGATCGGCGCGGGCATGAACTCCCGCGGGGTGGTCGAGGTGGTGGTGGCGCTCACCGGCCTGCGCCTGGGCATCCTGACCACCGCGAGCTACACGATCATCGTGCTGGTCGCCGTGGTGACCTCGGTGATGGCTCCGCCGATCCTGCGCTACGCCTGCGCCCGCGTCGCGGAGAACGAGAACGAGCGGCTCCGGAAGATCGACCACGACACCTGGAGCGGGGTGCCCGACGCCCGGCGAACCCCGTCCTGA
- a CDS encoding LuxR C-terminal-related transcriptional regulator, whose translation MLLVEQVYATATRGKGAVLLISGPVGSGKTALAQEMAAHVRRLGGHSFLVTASAGEQDRPFGVLDRLVEAMHVAGLPRPFPDSVPCRHRDPQLLMDQLGAAIQQFAGGRPVLIGVDDVHFADEQSLRCLSYTIRRIEHSEMLVILNESTSYERDTAGLRAEMLHLPYCHRIQLAPLTPAEVTQQLIEQLGAAADTGFIRFCTETSGGNPLLMHALIADRRASPGQPSGEPGVNFRQAVLRILHRASPATAAVARYLAVLGDYATPALVAELGGTDIVLVRECLRDLYEIGLLGTEGAEGFRHGHTRSAVLASIPLGDLAALHGRAAELLHASGAPALAVAEHLVTAQDGGRGTWRVAILCEAAREAMTAGDVDSAVNSLRYAVGASPDETQRAQAAVLAAEAQWHADPGRAARWLHGLARDARAGLLAGPEVLIVVNQLLWWGEFGEADDLTRLAGVLDEDPSIARLWRLYCRAGMGSDRYAESGPHAEPPMAGPGPIAAVTYLSAAATAAYDDMATEQADQMLAGLRAGTSFTPALYALVVLLRTGRSDEVVTWCDGLLKEDWIARVPMRRAMIGTTKAVAALRSGDSGTALNEIRAVLDAVPSPAWGVVAGLPLSVAVRAATDLGDTQAARAYLAVPVPPVMFDTPFVLPYLQALGRYHQGMGHRQRALTHLRSCAELMARWGVDGTEVATRATRHGRATAGAGRRRRARAPFPAGGQPAAGLTRAGRAAEAGTADAGRLTGAEQRVAALAAAGNTNRQIAERLSITVSTVEQHLTKVYRKLNVRSRSGLRPLT comes from the coding sequence TTGCTTCTGGTTGAACAGGTCTATGCGACGGCGACCCGGGGCAAGGGTGCGGTGCTGCTGATCAGTGGGCCGGTGGGATCGGGAAAGACGGCGCTCGCGCAGGAGATGGCGGCGCACGTGCGGCGCCTCGGCGGTCACAGCTTCCTGGTCACCGCCTCGGCGGGGGAGCAGGACCGCCCGTTCGGGGTGCTGGACCGGCTCGTCGAGGCGATGCACGTGGCCGGACTGCCACGGCCCTTCCCGGACAGCGTGCCCTGCCGGCACCGCGACCCGCAGCTGCTGATGGACCAGCTCGGCGCCGCGATCCAGCAGTTCGCCGGCGGGCGGCCGGTCCTCATCGGGGTCGACGACGTGCACTTCGCCGACGAGCAGTCGCTGCGCTGCCTGAGCTACACCATCCGGCGGATCGAGCACTCGGAGATGCTCGTCATCCTCAACGAGAGCACGTCGTACGAGCGGGACACCGCCGGTCTGCGGGCCGAGATGCTGCATCTGCCCTACTGCCATCGGATCCAGCTGGCGCCGCTCACCCCGGCGGAGGTCACCCAGCAGCTGATCGAGCAGCTCGGCGCCGCCGCCGACACCGGCTTCATCCGGTTCTGCACCGAGACCAGCGGCGGCAACCCGCTGCTGATGCATGCCCTCATCGCCGACCGGAGGGCCTCGCCGGGGCAGCCGTCCGGCGAGCCCGGTGTCAATTTCCGGCAGGCCGTGCTGCGCATCCTGCACCGGGCGTCGCCGGCCACCGCCGCGGTCGCCCGGTACCTGGCGGTCCTCGGCGACTACGCCACGCCGGCCCTGGTCGCCGAGCTCGGCGGCACCGACATCGTGCTGGTCCGCGAGTGCCTGCGGGACCTGTACGAGATCGGGTTGCTGGGCACCGAGGGGGCCGAGGGCTTCCGGCACGGTCACACCCGGTCGGCGGTGCTCGCCAGCATCCCGCTGGGCGACCTGGCCGCGCTGCACGGCCGCGCCGCCGAACTGCTGCACGCGAGCGGGGCGCCGGCCCTCGCGGTGGCCGAGCACCTGGTCACCGCCCAGGACGGCGGCCGGGGCACGTGGCGGGTCGCCATCCTGTGCGAGGCGGCCCGGGAGGCGATGACGGCGGGCGACGTGGACAGCGCGGTGAACAGCCTCCGGTACGCGGTCGGCGCCAGCCCGGACGAGACGCAGCGGGCCCAGGCCGCCGTGCTGGCCGCCGAGGCGCAGTGGCACGCCGACCCGGGCCGGGCCGCGCGCTGGCTGCACGGGCTGGCCCGGGACGCCCGCGCCGGGCTGCTCGCCGGGCCCGAGGTGCTGATCGTGGTGAACCAGCTGCTCTGGTGGGGCGAGTTCGGTGAGGCCGACGACCTGACCCGGCTCGCCGGGGTGCTGGACGAGGATCCGAGCATCGCCCGGCTGTGGCGGCTGTACTGCCGGGCCGGCATGGGCTCGGACCGGTACGCGGAGTCGGGGCCGCACGCCGAGCCGCCGATGGCCGGTCCGGGCCCGATCGCCGCGGTGACCTACCTCAGCGCGGCGGCCACCGCGGCGTACGACGACATGGCGACCGAGCAGGCCGACCAGATGCTGGCCGGGCTGCGTGCCGGCACCTCGTTCACCCCGGCGCTCTACGCCCTGGTGGTGCTGTTGCGGACCGGCCGGTCGGACGAGGTGGTCACCTGGTGCGACGGCCTGCTGAAGGAGGACTGGATCGCCCGGGTGCCGATGCGCCGGGCGATGATCGGCACCACCAAGGCGGTCGCGGCGCTGCGTAGCGGGGACAGCGGGACCGCGCTGAACGAGATCCGTGCGGTGCTCGACGCGGTGCCGTCACCGGCCTGGGGGGTGGTGGCCGGGCTGCCCCTGTCGGTGGCGGTCCGGGCGGCCACCGATCTCGGTGACACGCAGGCGGCGCGGGCGTACCTCGCCGTGCCGGTGCCGCCGGTCATGTTCGACACCCCGTTCGTGCTGCCCTACCTGCAGGCACTGGGCCGGTACCACCAGGGCATGGGGCATCGGCAGCGGGCGCTGACGCACCTGCGGTCGTGCGCCGAGCTGATGGCCCGATGGGGTGTCGACGGCACCGAGGTGGCCACCCGGGCGACCCGGCACGGGCGGGCCACGGCCGGCGCCGGACGCCGCCGGCGCGCCCGGGCGCCGTTCCCGGCCGGCGGGCAGCCGGCCGCCGGCCTGACCCGGGCCGGCCGGGCCGCCGAGGCCGGGACGGCGGACGCCGGCCGGCTCACCGGCGCCGAGCAGCGGGTCGCCGCGCTCGCCGCGGCGGGCAACACCAACCGGCAGATCGCCGAGCGGCTCTCCATCACGGTCAGCACCGTCGAGCAGCACCTCACCAAGGTCTATCGCAAGCTCAACGTGCGCAGCCGCTCCGGACTACGGCCCCTCACCTGA
- a CDS encoding alpha-hydroxy acid oxidase: MGVDRSAEPVNIGDFERAAAAILPTEVWDFVAGGSGAETTVAANRDALDSVFLLPRVLRDVSACTTRATLLGRPADLPVATAPVAYQQLLHPDGEMATARAAAAAGVPFVASTLSSVPIERIVEAGGRVWFQLYWLRDDDATLGLVRRAEKTGCEAIVLTVDVPWMGRRLRDIRNRFALPAHIRAANITTTSTAHARDHQGSAVAAHTSQEFSPALTWSVIDRIRQQTRLPVVLKGLLAPEDAIQAVEYGVDAIVVSNHGGRQLDGAVTSIAALPGIADVVGGSCEVLLDSGIRTGTDVLRALALGASGVLIGRPLMWGLAVGGERGAARVLELLATELRDAMGLAGCEDVASARRLRTVPGPRLPGTPITWARPPVVPAPVPAGRPAG; encoded by the coding sequence GTGGGCGTGGACCGCAGCGCTGAACCGGTCAACATCGGCGACTTCGAGCGCGCCGCCGCCGCGATCCTCCCCACCGAGGTCTGGGACTTCGTCGCCGGCGGCAGCGGCGCCGAGACCACCGTCGCGGCGAACCGTGACGCCCTGGACAGTGTCTTCCTGCTTCCCCGGGTGCTGCGCGACGTCTCCGCCTGCACCACCCGCGCCACCCTGCTGGGCCGCCCGGCCGACCTGCCGGTGGCCACCGCGCCGGTGGCGTACCAGCAGCTGCTGCACCCCGACGGGGAGATGGCCACCGCGCGGGCCGCGGCCGCCGCCGGCGTACCCTTCGTCGCCAGCACGCTGAGCAGCGTGCCCATCGAGCGGATCGTCGAGGCCGGCGGCCGGGTCTGGTTCCAGCTCTACTGGCTGCGCGACGACGACGCCACGCTCGGCCTGGTCCGGCGGGCCGAGAAGACCGGCTGCGAGGCCATCGTCCTCACCGTCGACGTGCCCTGGATGGGCCGGCGGCTGCGCGACATCCGCAACCGGTTCGCGCTGCCCGCGCACATCCGCGCCGCCAACATCACCACCACCTCCACCGCGCACGCCCGCGATCACCAGGGCTCCGCCGTCGCCGCGCACACCAGCCAGGAGTTCAGTCCCGCGCTGACCTGGTCGGTGATCGACCGGATCCGGCAGCAGACCCGGCTGCCCGTGGTGCTCAAGGGCCTGCTGGCCCCGGAGGACGCCATCCAGGCGGTCGAGTACGGCGTGGACGCGATAGTGGTCTCCAACCACGGCGGCCGGCAGCTCGACGGGGCGGTCACCAGCATCGCCGCGCTCCCCGGGATCGCCGACGTGGTGGGCGGCAGCTGCGAGGTCCTGCTCGACAGCGGCATCCGCACCGGTACCGACGTGTTGCGGGCGCTGGCTCTCGGCGCGTCCGGCGTCCTGATCGGCAGGCCGCTGATGTGGGGACTGGCCGTCGGCGGCGAGCGCGGCGCGGCCCGCGTGCTGGAACTGCTGGCGACCGAGCTGCGGGACGCCATGGGCCTCGCCGGGTGCGAGGACGTCGCGAGCGCACGACGGCTGCGGACGGTGCCCGGGCCACGCCTGCCCGGCACGCCGATCACCTGGGCCCGGCCGCCTGTCGTACCGGCTCCGGTGCCGGCCGGCCGGCCGGCCGGCTGA
- a CDS encoding MBL fold metallo-hydrolase: MIIEPLVDRFYAWMHTVSPAAAALNLAKVQIPLLESYPRDPEMAALLASIRADRADMLAFADAITRAGALLRRSATGRELTHLYQQLPAALNGLVELAYDGGDQPALRLIEPLLYTSPYYDVSRQSIQLSLDTGEERPSVLGAPRLSRPGVLDLPIPFTHPGIDALFAARLAPTTLGDLCEALELDAARAGELGRLLTGEPALAPDRHIGEGGRIRYFGHACLVIQSAETTIVTDPLISTDGRHGDRYTLADLPDRIDLALITHGHPDHLVLETLLQLRTRIGAVVVPRSSRGSLCDPSIGLMLRALGFAVVEVDDFDEIPIPGGRVVATPFLGEHGDLDVRAKSTYFVRIAGAGLYIGADSSGIDPVVYRHVRSRLDRVDMAFLGMECDGAPLGRLYRGVLTDPATEQTSASRTLSRSSAKQAVAVMTELGADEGYIYAMGDEVWQRHLMAATPAEDPYQAAQIEEFLGWCFGSGITADRLRDKREWRW, translated from the coding sequence GTGATCATCGAACCACTGGTGGACCGGTTCTACGCCTGGATGCACACCGTGTCGCCGGCCGCCGCCGCGCTGAATCTGGCGAAGGTACAGATTCCGCTGCTGGAGTCGTACCCGCGGGATCCGGAGATGGCGGCGCTGCTCGCGTCGATCAGGGCGGACCGCGCCGACATGCTCGCGTTCGCCGACGCCATCACCCGGGCCGGCGCCCTGCTCCGGCGGAGCGCCACCGGCCGCGAGCTGACGCACCTCTACCAGCAGCTCCCCGCGGCCCTGAACGGGCTGGTCGAGCTGGCCTACGACGGCGGCGACCAGCCGGCCCTGCGCCTGATCGAGCCGCTGCTGTACACCAGTCCGTACTACGACGTGAGCCGGCAGTCGATCCAGCTGTCGCTGGACACCGGCGAGGAGCGGCCCTCCGTCCTCGGCGCCCCGCGGCTCTCCCGTCCGGGCGTGCTGGACCTGCCGATCCCGTTCACCCATCCCGGCATCGACGCGCTGTTCGCCGCGCGGCTCGCCCCCACCACCCTGGGCGACCTGTGCGAGGCGCTCGAACTCGACGCCGCCCGGGCCGGGGAGCTGGGACGGCTGCTCACCGGCGAGCCGGCGTTGGCACCCGACCGGCACATCGGCGAGGGCGGCCGGATCCGGTACTTCGGCCACGCCTGCCTGGTGATCCAATCAGCCGAGACGACGATCGTCACCGATCCGCTGATCAGCACCGACGGCCGTCACGGCGACCGGTACACCCTGGCCGACCTGCCGGACCGCATCGACCTGGCGCTCATCACCCACGGCCACCCCGATCACCTGGTCCTCGAGACGCTGCTCCAGCTCCGCACCCGGATCGGCGCGGTGGTGGTGCCGCGCTCGTCGCGCGGCAGCCTGTGCGACCCGTCGATCGGGCTCATGCTGAGGGCGCTGGGCTTCGCCGTCGTCGAGGTCGACGACTTCGACGAGATCCCGATCCCGGGCGGCCGGGTGGTGGCCACCCCGTTCCTGGGCGAGCACGGCGACCTGGACGTCCGCGCCAAGTCCACCTACTTCGTCCGGATCGCCGGTGCCGGCCTCTACATCGGCGCCGACTCGTCGGGCATCGACCCGGTGGTCTACCGCCACGTCCGCAGCCGTCTGGACCGCGTGGACATGGCGTTCCTCGGGATGGAGTGCGACGGCGCCCCGCTCGGCCGGCTCTACCGGGGCGTGCTGACCGACCCGGCGACCGAGCAGACGAGCGCGTCGCGCACGCTGTCCCGCTCCAGCGCCAAGCAGGCGGTGGCGGTGATGACCGAGCTCGGCGCGGACGAGGGCTACATCTACGCCATGGGTGACGAGGTCTGGCAGCGGCACCTGATGGCGGCGACCCCCGCCGAGGACCCCTACCAGGCCGCGCAGATCGAGGAGTTCCTCGGGTGGTGCTTCGGCAGCGGCATCACCGCCGACCGCCTGCGCGACAAGCGCGAGTGGCGCTGGTAG